In a single window of the Elaeis guineensis isolate ETL-2024a chromosome 6, EG11, whole genome shotgun sequence genome:
- the LOC105046645 gene encoding UDP-glycosyltransferase 83A1-like, with protein MASPHAIVIPCPEQGHIIPLIALSHSLVAHGFKITFINSEFNHERVVASLSQNGGDGMEGIQMVSFPDGLAPGEDRNTSLQKKIEGIMRVMPGCLEELIKQINASGGDRVTCVITDGGMGWALEMAQKMGIRSAACWPMSAALLALSLSIPKMIQDGIINADGAKPNRTKAYVGDFANEKCYLDVTSIGETGCIHECRKGESPDMPSLNTSQLPWNCVGDLDPEGVFFKLIVSNCQAIKHAETIICNTFYDLESPSFTLFPNLLPVGPLITSQQFGKAVGHFWQVDTTCMSWLDEQPANSVIYAAFGSTAVFNQHQFKELALGLELSGRPFLWVVRPDLADGMDDAWLDGFRDRVKGQGKLVGWSSQQQVLAHPSIACFFSHCGWNSTLEGVTNGVPFLCWPCFTDQFLDQSYICDVWKTGLSIDPDDKGFVPREQIKEKVDQIFLNEEMKARALMWKDITYRCTREGGSSYKNFKSFVDSMKE; from the exons ATGGCTTCTCCTCATGCCATCGTCATACCTTGTCCAGAGCAAGGCCATATCATTCCCTTAATAGCTCTCTCCCACTCCTTGGTTGCCCATGGCTTCAAGATCACATTCATCAATTCTGAGTTCAACCATGAGCGTGTTGTTGCTTCCTTGTCCCAGAACGGTGGTGATGGAATGGAAGGGATCCAGATGGTTTCCTTTCCAGATGGATTGGCACCTGGTGAAGACCGTAATACTagtctccaaaagaagattgaaggCATCATGAGGGTCATGCCTGGATGTTTGGAGGAACTCATAAAACAGATAAACGCATCAGGAGGTGACCGGGTTACATGCGTCATCACTGATGGGGGTATGGGGTGGGCTCTTGAAATGGCGCAAAAGATGGGCATCCGATCGGCTGCTTGTTGGCCTATGTCTGCTGCGCTGCTTGCATTATCTCTGAGCATTCCCAAGATGATCCAGGATGGTATCATCAATGCCGATG GAGCAAAACCAAATCGTACAAAAGCTTATGTGGGTGATTTTGCCAACGAAAA GTGTTATTTAGATGTAACTTCTATTGGAGAAACTGGTTGCATTCAC GAATGCCGGAAAGGAGAGAGCCCTGACATGCCATCTTTGAACACAAGCCAACTTCCATGGAATTGTGTCGGTGATCTCGATCCAGAAGGAGTCTTCTTCAAGCTCATAGTTAGTAATTGTCAAGCAATAAAGCATGCTGAAACAATCATTTGTAACACCTTCTATGACCTTGAGTCACCATCATTCACCCTCTTTCCAAACTTGCTGCCTGTTGGACCATTAATCACAAGCCAACAGTTTGGAAAGGCAGTTGGGCATTTCTGGCAAGTGGATACAACCTGCATGAGTTGGCTCGATGAGCAACCTGCTAACTCTGTCATCTATGCAGCATTTGGGAGCACAGCAGTCTTCAACCAGCACCAATTCAAGGAGCTTGCACTTGGGCTTGAACTCTCTGGCCGTCCATTTCTGTGGGTCGTAAGACCCGATCTCGCAGATGGGATGGATGATGCCTGGTTAGATGGGTTTCGAGATCGAGTTAAAGGCCAGGGAAAGTTGGTAGGATGGTCTTCTCAACAGCAGGTACTGGCTCACCCTTCCATTGCTTGCTTCTTTTCTCATTGTGGTTGGAATTCAACATTGGAAGGGGTGACTAATGGAGTCCCTTTTCTCTGCTGGCCTTGCTTCACCGATCAGTTCCTCGACCAAAGCTATATTTGTGATGTTTGGAAGACTGGTTTGAGCATAGATCCTGATGACAAAGGATTTGTTCCAAGGGAACAGATCAAAGAGAAGGTGGACCAAATATTTTTGAATGAGGAAATGAAGGCCAGGGCCTTAATGTGGAAGGACATTACTTATAGGTGTACTAGGGAAGGAGGGTCTTCCTATAAGAATTTCAAGAGCTTTGTCGATTCCATGAAAGAATAA